A stretch of Porites lutea chromosome 5, jaPorLute2.1, whole genome shotgun sequence DNA encodes these proteins:
- the LOC140938199 gene encoding glycine receptor subunit alpha-4-like encodes MQISFNRQNQFQEVSRSETSEDNESFDQSSNSSSSLNESSSSAKRIPSRLFKQQQGPNLTLTERLDLLFTKPHYDPRLRPNFNHKPVMVTVGFWVLSIDAINVMHMEFGIDIFLRQSWFDPRLDHGLQGTLSLSNTVLSHIWLPDSYFKNAKKASFHDVTTPNIMISIGPGGLVNYNARVTLKASCPMDLRLYPMDVQECPLIIESYGYDIKNIIYKWEKSSEDGMSFVPLDMKMLPQFKLTKLHLSTIFTRYVVGNYSGLRASFSLQRLYSYQVIHLYGPSGLIVVLSWLTFLLPRTQSPARVTLGVTSVLTIVTVLTMSNNAMPKVNYVKAIDKYLIVCFLFVFCSLLEYAIVLLLDRGKRNFEKQKKETRNLVEKITSGLAQFNGNIKHRHSAIILDDRELRKLLHNGETKSTDQKGDENAESNSEASDSKQACSSPALSKVGERWNGVREIVYRETFIVGVDAFSLKLFSFVFFTYNFYYWVTIFYYPKCLI; translated from the exons ATGCAAATTAGTTTCAACCGTCAAAATCAGTTTCAAGAGGTTTCAAG ATCGGAGACCAGCGAAGATAATGAGTCTTTTGACCAATCATCTAATTCTTCTAGCAGTTTGAATGAGAGCTCGAGTAGTGCAAAGAGGATTCCGTCTCGATTATT TAAACAGCAGCAGGGGCCCAACTTGACATTGACCGAACGATTAGACTTACTGTTTACAAAGCCTCACTACGATCCAAGACTCAGGCCTAACTTCAACC ACAAACCGGTGATGGTGACAGTAGGATTCTGGGTTCTGTCAATCGATGCGATAAATGTGATGCATatg GAGTTCGGGATAGACATTTTCCTTCGTCAATCTTGGTTTGACCCGCGACTTGACCACGGTCTTCAAGGTACTCTATCTCTAAGCAACACGGTGCTTTCTCATATATGGCTGCCCGACAGTTATTTCAAAAACGCAAAGAAAGCAAGCTTCCACGACGTCACCACACCGAATATTATGATTTCCATTGGTCCTGGGGGCTTGGTAAATTACAATGCAAG agTTACTCTGAAAGCTTCTTGTCCCATGGATTTACGCCTTTATCCTATGGACGTGCAGGAATGCCCATTGATTATTGAAAGTT ATGGCTATGACATAAAAAACATCATTTACAAATGGGAAAAATCCAGCGAGGATGGAATGTCATTTGTACCCCTTGACATGAAGATGCTACCTCAATTTAAACTCACCAAGCTGCACCTTTCAACAATTTTCACCCGATATGTTGTTG GCAACTACTCTGGCTTGAGAGCCTCATTCTCCTTACAGCGCCTGTACAGTTATCAAGTGATTCACCTTTACGGACCGAGCGGACTCATTGTAGTACTCTCCTGGCTGACTTTCCTTCTACCTAGAACGCAGTCCCCTGCCCGAGTCACGCTTGGAGTGACGTCCGTCCTCACCATAGTTACTGTTCTGACCATGTCCAATAACGCTATGCCCAAG GTGAATTACGTGAAAGCTATCGACAAGTACTTGATCGTGTGTTTTTTGTTCGTATTCTGTTCTTTGCTGGAGTACGCCATTGTGCTCCTTCTTGATCGAGGAAAAcgaaactttgaaaaacagaagaaagaaaCTAGGAACCTTGTGGAGAAG ATAACTAGTGGCCTGGCTCAATTTAATGGTAACATTAAACATAGACACTCTGCTATCATTTTGGATGACAGAGAGCTTCGAAAGCTACTCCACAACGGAGAAACAAAGTCAACGGACCAAAAGGGAGACGAAAACGCTGAAAGCAACTCAGAAGCCAGTGATTCCAAGCAAGCCTGTAGTTCACCAGCTTTGAGTAAAGTGGGAGAAAGATGGAACGGTGTTCGAGAAATTGTTTACCGGGAAACGTTTATTGTTGGTGTAGATGCGTTTTCacttaaattattttcctttgttttctttacttACAACTTTTACTACTGGGTGACAATTTTCTACTATCCTAAATGTTTGATCTAG